A single window of Oceanococcus atlanticus DNA harbors:
- a CDS encoding pyridoxal-phosphate dependent enzyme, translating to MQHDQIGGQDALVEELERMLSEQLLLNPDDLKLRLRLARVHAQLKRKDAFLGEAQVVYRLVKGEKKHPALIQIADLASKLGVDAELISKRGDAGHQRRLGEDQASRDYFLHLEERYRELSSKASLVQALDRVLLRNFNRPSSLMHAQRFSDSNGGAQIALKREDLMGSGSKLVMAVTGQVVMARLLGYKVVVTGSQNLRTGVLMASMAARLGLGAVVYVNERLATQNSAAILHMRCVGARIESVDGRQTARDEAVDDCIRSEDHHFLVMGVDAAPAPFPELNQQLISALGREVRSQSQAMFKRTPDLLVSRGSNTADAFGFFDPYLDQSGTRLVAVEARDTLQADSGGDKDPFKRNVQLSASQLQQAETILEGSEYPAVRREHAKYKDSGRVEYAKGSSSDAQAALKGFARDEGLILPIRTAYAVGWAAREAREMGKEQVIIVNMVEPYDKDLRDVASALGYASY from the coding sequence ATGCAACATGATCAAATCGGCGGACAAGATGCGCTGGTTGAAGAACTCGAGCGCATGCTCAGCGAGCAGTTGCTGCTTAACCCTGATGATCTGAAACTGCGTTTGCGCCTGGCCCGGGTTCACGCACAGCTCAAACGTAAAGATGCTTTCCTGGGCGAAGCTCAGGTGGTTTATCGACTGGTCAAGGGCGAGAAGAAGCACCCGGCGCTGATCCAGATTGCTGATCTGGCCAGCAAACTGGGCGTCGACGCTGAACTGATCAGCAAACGCGGTGACGCCGGGCATCAACGTCGTCTGGGCGAAGATCAAGCCTCTCGCGATTACTTCCTGCATCTGGAAGAGCGCTATCGCGAACTCAGCAGCAAGGCCAGCCTTGTACAGGCGCTGGACCGCGTGCTGCTGCGCAACTTCAATCGCCCGTCATCGCTGATGCATGCACAGCGCTTCTCTGACAGCAACGGCGGCGCCCAAATCGCGCTGAAACGCGAAGATCTGATGGGCAGCGGCAGCAAGCTGGTCATGGCGGTTACCGGCCAGGTGGTTATGGCTCGCCTGCTCGGCTACAAGGTGGTGGTCACCGGTAGTCAGAACCTGCGTACCGGTGTGTTGATGGCCTCGATGGCGGCTCGTCTGGGTCTGGGTGCCGTGGTCTATGTCAACGAACGTCTGGCCACGCAGAATTCCGCCGCCATCCTGCACATGCGCTGCGTTGGCGCGCGCATCGAGAGTGTCGACGGCCGGCAAACCGCGCGCGATGAGGCGGTCGACGATTGCATACGCAGTGAAGACCATCACTTCCTGGTCATGGGCGTTGATGCGGCCCCTGCACCTTTCCCGGAACTGAACCAGCAGCTGATCAGTGCGCTGGGGCGCGAGGTTCGAAGCCAGAGTCAGGCCATGTTCAAGCGCACGCCGGATCTGCTGGTCAGCCGCGGCAGCAATACAGCGGATGCCTTCGGCTTTTTTGATCCCTATCTTGACCAATCCGGCACCCGGTTGGTGGCGGTCGAGGCCCGCGACACCCTGCAAGCAGACTCGGGTGGTGATAAAGACCCGTTCAAACGCAATGTGCAGCTCAGCGCCTCTCAGCTGCAGCAAGCTGAGACCATTCTTGAGGGTTCCGAATACCCGGCGGTGCGTCGTGAGCATGCCAAGTACAAAGACAGCGGTCGGGTGGAGTACGCCAAGGGCTCAAGCAGTGATGCCCAGGCTGCACTCAAGGGCTTTGCACGCGATGAAGGGCTTATTTTGCCGATCCGCACCGCCTACGCCGTGGGTTGGGCTGCACGCGAAGCACGCGAGATGGGCAAAGAACAGGTCATCATCGTCAACATGGTCGAGCCTTACGACAAAGATCTGCGTGATGTGGCAAGCGCTTTGGGCTACGCCAGTTACTGA
- a CDS encoding LysE family translocator, with translation MNSALESGFAWQALSLLAFSSAITPGPNNLMLLASSARFGLRRTLPHLGGVLAGTLSMVTLNVVGLGALMLAWAPLLNLLKFAGAGYLCYLAWRLTLAQQTPGQQNTSAAGAQPLTWRQAAVFQVINPKVWMMGLAVATTLGQVGLSDAAFGIALFCAIAFPCVLLWAMFGVVMLRLLTTPRARRVFNVTVCAMLLATAAMIMLA, from the coding sequence ATGAACAGTGCACTTGAATCCGGCTTCGCCTGGCAGGCTCTGAGCCTGCTGGCCTTCAGCTCGGCTATCACCCCTGGCCCCAACAATCTGATGCTGCTGGCGTCCTCGGCCCGCTTCGGCCTGCGTCGCACGCTGCCGCATCTGGGCGGGGTGCTGGCCGGCACGCTGAGCATGGTGACCCTCAACGTGGTCGGTCTCGGCGCACTGATGCTGGCCTGGGCGCCATTGCTCAATCTGCTCAAGTTCGCCGGTGCCGGCTACCTGTGCTATCTCGCCTGGCGCCTGACCCTGGCGCAACAGACGCCGGGCCAGCAGAACACCAGCGCGGCCGGCGCACAGCCGTTAACCTGGCGCCAGGCTGCGGTGTTTCAGGTCATCAACCCCAAGGTCTGGATGATGGGCCTGGCCGTGGCCACCACGCTGGGGCAGGTCGGGCTGAGCGACGCCGCCTTCGGTATCGCGCTGTTCTGCGCCATCGCCTTTCCCTGCGTACTGCTGTGGGCCATGTTCGGGGTGGTGATGCTCAGACTGCTGACCACACCCCGCGCACGGCGTGTTTTCAACGTTACGGTCTGTGCCATGCTGCTGGCCACCGCCGCCATGATCATGCTGGCGTAG
- the ttcA gene encoding tRNA 2-thiocytidine(32) synthetase TtcA has protein sequence MSQAATDPRRVKLEENKLAKRLRRQVGQAIADYNMIEEGDKIMVCLSGGKDSYTMLDILLNLQASAPVHFELVAVNLDQKQPGFPEHVLPDYLSGRGIPFHILEQDTYSVVERVVPEGKTQCGLCSRLRRGALYSYAEAEGFTKIALGHHMDDIVETLFLNLFFGARLAAMPPKLRSNDARNVVIRPLAYTRESDIAHYAAIHEYPIIPCNLCGSQDNLQRVQVRRMMDEWERNHPGRTQQIFKALQNVAPSQLADTQLFDFANLSTQPAHAEAREQAVTWLNAKG, from the coding sequence ATGTCCCAAGCCGCCACAGATCCCCGTCGGGTCAAGCTGGAAGAGAACAAGCTGGCCAAACGCCTGCGCCGTCAGGTCGGTCAGGCCATCGCCGACTACAACATGATCGAAGAGGGCGACAAGATCATGGTCTGCCTGTCGGGCGGCAAGGACAGCTACACCATGCTCGACATCCTGCTCAATCTGCAGGCCAGCGCCCCGGTGCACTTCGAGCTGGTCGCGGTCAATCTGGATCAGAAACAGCCCGGCTTTCCCGAGCACGTTCTGCCGGATTATCTGAGCGGGCGCGGCATTCCCTTCCACATCCTTGAACAGGACACCTACAGCGTGGTCGAGCGCGTGGTGCCGGAAGGGAAAACCCAGTGTGGCCTGTGCTCGCGCCTGCGCCGCGGCGCGCTGTACAGCTATGCCGAAGCCGAAGGCTTTACCAAGATCGCGCTGGGTCACCACATGGACGACATCGTCGAAACCCTGTTCCTGAATCTGTTTTTCGGCGCACGGCTGGCCGCCATGCCGCCCAAACTGCGCTCCAACGACGCACGCAACGTGGTGATCCGGCCGCTGGCCTACACCCGCGAAAGCGATATCGCGCATTACGCCGCCATCCACGAGTACCCGATCATTCCGTGCAATCTGTGCGGCTCGCAGGACAATCTGCAGCGGGTTCAGGTCCGGCGCATGATGGACGAATGGGAACGCAACCATCCTGGGCGCACCCAGCAGATTTTCAAAGCCCTGCAGAACGTCGCGCCCTCACAGCTGGCGGATACGCAACTGTTTGATTTTGCGAACCTCAGCACACAACCGGCCCACGCCGAAGCGCGCGAGCAAGCGGTGACATGGCTGAACGCCAAGGGGTGA
- the mnmG gene encoding tRNA uridine-5-carboxymethylaminomethyl(34) synthesis enzyme MnmG codes for MNLQQTFDVIVVGGGHAGTEAALAAARSGARTLLLSQSIETLGQMSCNPAIGGIGKSHLVKEIDAMGGLMARAADAAGIQFRRLNARKGPAVRATRAQADRALYRAFVRQALENQPNLTLFQQSCADLIVENGRAAGVMTEMGLPLRAHAVVLTVGTFLGGRIHIGLSNYQGGRAGDPPSNLLSERLRALPFRVGRLKTGTPPRIDARSIDFSQLEEQPGDQPRPVFSFMGSQADHPPQVSCHITYTSEKTHDIIRSGLDRSPMYSGKIEGVGPRYCPSVEDKIVRFADKDRHQIFIEPEGLNTHEVYPNGISTSLPFDVQVEFVRSIAGFEQAHITRPGYAIEYDYFDPRDLNYSLETRHMPGLYFAGQINGTTGYEEAAAQGLLAGLNAARAVRGETAWHPRRDEAYLGVLVDDLITRGVAEPYRMFTSRAEYRLRLREDNADQRLTPIARSMGLVDDARWHAFEAKQQGVHQELERMHKTCIQPQDVDADLAADLFGEPLRHEYMAFDLLRRPGVSYRALHRIERLGAGHHDDQVAEQIDIEATYSGYIERQDAEIERLKSLENTAIPADMDYDAVQGLSKEVAHKLSKARPLSIGQASRLEGLTPAAISLLLIHLRRGKVQRAS; via the coding sequence ATGAATTTGCAGCAAACCTTTGATGTCATCGTCGTCGGCGGTGGCCATGCCGGCACCGAAGCCGCGCTGGCCGCTGCGCGCAGTGGTGCGCGCACCCTGCTGCTGAGCCAGAGCATCGAAACCCTGGGCCAGATGAGTTGCAACCCGGCCATCGGTGGCATCGGCAAGAGCCACCTGGTCAAGGAAATCGACGCCATGGGCGGCCTGATGGCGCGCGCCGCCGATGCTGCAGGTATCCAGTTCCGCCGTCTGAATGCACGCAAGGGCCCGGCTGTTCGCGCGACCCGCGCCCAGGCTGACCGAGCGCTGTACCGCGCATTTGTGCGTCAGGCCCTGGAAAACCAGCCGAACCTGACCCTGTTCCAGCAAAGCTGTGCTGACCTGATCGTCGAAAATGGCCGCGCCGCCGGTGTCATGACCGAGATGGGCTTGCCGCTGCGTGCCCACGCGGTGGTGCTCACCGTGGGCACCTTTTTGGGCGGACGCATCCACATCGGTCTGTCCAACTACCAGGGCGGTCGGGCCGGCGATCCGCCATCCAATCTATTGTCCGAGCGTCTGCGCGCGCTGCCATTCCGGGTCGGCCGCCTGAAAACCGGCACGCCGCCGCGCATCGATGCACGCAGCATCGATTTCTCACAATTGGAGGAACAACCCGGCGATCAGCCGCGCCCGGTATTTTCCTTCATGGGTTCACAGGCCGACCATCCGCCCCAGGTGTCCTGCCATATCACCTACACCAGCGAGAAAACCCACGACATCATTCGTAGCGGGCTGGATCGTTCACCCATGTATTCGGGCAAGATCGAGGGCGTGGGACCGCGCTATTGCCCCTCGGTGGAAGACAAGATCGTGCGTTTCGCCGACAAGGACCGCCATCAGATCTTCATCGAGCCCGAAGGCCTGAACACCCACGAGGTCTACCCCAACGGCATTTCCACCTCGCTGCCGTTTGATGTGCAGGTCGAATTCGTGCGCTCCATCGCCGGTTTCGAGCAGGCCCACATCACGCGCCCCGGTTACGCCATCGAGTACGACTATTTCGATCCGCGCGATCTGAATTACTCGCTGGAAACCCGCCACATGCCGGGCCTGTATTTCGCCGGCCAGATCAACGGCACCACCGGTTACGAGGAAGCCGCGGCGCAAGGCCTGCTGGCCGGGCTGAACGCGGCCCGTGCGGTACGCGGTGAGACCGCCTGGCATCCGCGTCGTGATGAGGCCTACCTGGGTGTGCTGGTCGATGATCTGATCACCCGCGGTGTGGCCGAGCCGTACCGCATGTTCACCAGCCGCGCCGAGTACCGGTTGCGCTTGCGCGAAGACAATGCGGATCAGCGCCTGACCCCGATCGCCCGCAGCATGGGGCTGGTCGATGACGCCCGCTGGCACGCGTTCGAAGCCAAGCAGCAGGGCGTGCACCAGGAGCTTGAGCGCATGCACAAGACCTGCATCCAGCCGCAGGATGTGGATGCCGATCTGGCCGCCGATCTGTTTGGCGAGCCGTTGCGTCACGAATACATGGCTTTCGATCTGCTGCGCCGGCCCGGTGTGAGCTACCGCGCGCTGCATCGCATCGAACGCCTGGGTGCGGGTCATCACGACGATCAGGTCGCCGAACAGATCGACATCGAAGCCACTTACTCCGGCTACATCGAACGCCAGGATGCCGAGATCGAGCGCCTCAAATCGCTGGAAAACACCGCCATTCCGGCAGACATGGACTACGACGCGGTGCAGGGCCTGTCCAAGGAAGTTGCCCACAAGCTGAGCAAAGCCCGACCGCTGAGCATCGGCCAGGCGTCGCGTCTGGAGGGTCTGACCCCGGCTGCCATCTCGCTGCTGCTGATCCACCTGCGCCGGGGCAAGGTTCAACGCGCCTCGTAA
- a CDS encoding DUF2834 domain-containing protein produces MKNVYFLLAIAGAALPMLALAGVFGGEPLPQPQYWLQALYANVGSGAAFTDLAWASLVFWLFVFSESARLGMRKPWLWVLLNCFVGLSCALPLFLWARLRRMEAEERHAAF; encoded by the coding sequence ATGAAGAACGTCTATTTTTTGCTCGCCATAGCGGGCGCGGCACTGCCCATGCTGGCCTTGGCCGGGGTGTTTGGCGGCGAGCCGTTGCCTCAGCCGCAATACTGGTTACAGGCGCTCTACGCCAATGTGGGCAGTGGCGCGGCATTCACTGATCTGGCCTGGGCCTCCCTGGTGTTCTGGCTGTTCGTTTTCAGCGAATCGGCCCGGCTGGGCATGCGCAAACCGTGGCTGTGGGTATTGCTCAACTGTTTTGTTGGTCTGTCCTGCGCCCTGCCGCTGTTCCTGTGGGCGCGTTTGCGCCGCATGGAAGCCGAGGAACGTCATGCAGCGTTTTGA
- a CDS encoding glutaminyl-peptide cyclotransferase, giving the protein MPGRLVLAVIGLMLISPAQAQSCPPASSLAYTVIDHTARDGRYFTQGLVFVDTVLAESTGLYGRSQIILHQPGGREHLNLPKRLFGEGLALHNQRLWQLSWKAGQLRVYTLQPLALEKTLRYSGQGWGLAHDGQRFIRSDGSATLHFHHSADFQPMGQLNVREGERPIARLNELEWANGHLLANIWFSERIARIDPDSGCVDAWLDLGGLWPQAIRPDHADVLNGMAWHAGRKELWVTGKNWPRIYRLDVPALKSVAEHGERIKTK; this is encoded by the coding sequence GTGCCGGGGCGGCTTGTACTGGCCGTGATCGGGCTGATGCTGATCAGCCCGGCCCAGGCGCAAAGCTGCCCGCCCGCAAGCAGCCTGGCCTACACCGTTATTGATCACACCGCCCGCGACGGGCGTTACTTCACCCAGGGGCTGGTGTTCGTCGACACTGTGCTGGCCGAGAGCACCGGCCTGTACGGACGCTCGCAGATCATCCTGCATCAGCCCGGCGGGCGTGAACACCTGAATCTGCCGAAGCGCCTGTTTGGCGAGGGCCTGGCCCTGCACAACCAGCGCTTGTGGCAGCTCAGCTGGAAAGCCGGTCAGCTGCGCGTTTACACCCTGCAACCACTGGCTCTGGAAAAAACCCTGCGCTACAGCGGCCAGGGCTGGGGCCTGGCTCATGATGGCCAGCGTTTCATCCGCAGCGATGGCAGCGCCACGCTGCATTTTCACCACAGCGCGGATTTCCAGCCCATGGGCCAGCTGAACGTGCGCGAGGGCGAACGCCCGATCGCCCGGCTCAACGAGCTGGAGTGGGCCAACGGGCACCTGCTGGCCAACATCTGGTTCAGCGAACGCATCGCGCGGATTGATCCGGATAGCGGCTGTGTCGATGCCTGGCTTGACCTTGGCGGCCTGTGGCCGCAAGCGATCCGCCCGGATCACGCGGATGTGCTCAATGGCATGGCATGGCATGCTGGGCGAAAAGAATTGTGGGTGACCGGCAAAAACTGGCCGCGCATCTACCGCCTGGATGTTCCGGCGCTGAAAAGCGTTGCGGAGCACGGCGAACGCATAAAAACAAAATGA
- a CDS encoding DUF2505 domain-containing protein gives MQRFERNSTLPAPADAVIAAIASETYLHYRYDEAGVEHYEIEIREDSPTRFESRVVRHAGTDRVPSFARKFTGDRVTIVQTQFWDRSATPYTGELHLELQGLPGHILTRLSLRDNGDGTSTLQGHGEVEARIPLVGKRIEKMLLDKVGDGFEHSAQKIRDYLTEQG, from the coding sequence ATGCAGCGTTTTGAGCGGAACAGCACTTTGCCGGCACCGGCCGACGCGGTGATTGCGGCCATCGCCAGCGAAACCTATCTGCACTACCGTTACGACGAAGCCGGTGTGGAGCACTACGAGATCGAGATTCGCGAAGACTCGCCGACGCGTTTCGAAAGCCGCGTGGTCCGCCATGCCGGCACCGACCGGGTTCCGAGTTTTGCCCGCAAATTCACCGGTGATCGCGTCACGATCGTGCAAACGCAGTTCTGGGACCGGTCGGCGACGCCGTACACCGGCGAACTGCACCTGGAGCTTCAGGGTCTGCCCGGGCACATTCTGACCCGTCTAAGCCTGCGCGATAACGGCGATGGCACTTCGACCCTGCAAGGTCACGGCGAGGTCGAGGCGCGCATCCCGCTGGTCGGCAAACGCATCGAAAAAATGCTGCTCGACAAAGTCGGCGACGGCTTTGAACACAGCGCGCAGAAAATCCGCGACTATCTGACCGAACAGGGCTGA
- a CDS encoding aminotransferase-like domain-containing protein, which translates to MDAAYQRIADDIARLINSGHIAAGSQLPSVRELAAQRGVSATTAVSALRVLEQRQLAEARPRLGYFARRAPAPMAEPQFRPPQSHSRAVRISDVITQMFPGEAPSPPRAAPLGAALPDPELLPIQALQKATARLARTRPQLLSGYGPLDGSLRLRRWLVAHYLRCETVLDPSELLITNGGMEALELALGAVCQSGDSVAVESPCYFGFLQVLETLKLKACEVRTHPRSGLSVEALAEVLQAPGGERIKACLLCPTVSNPLGATLPDADKQALVALCQRYGVALVEDDLYGDLHYAAQRPRPLRHFDARAEVIVCGSFSKTLAPGARVGYIAAGHHVERVRALKFATSVSTAPLLQAALAEVLEGAVYVRHMRRLRQACQDQVEQVMGCITEHFPPETRVVQPSGGFLLWLQLPAGSNSLEIYRAAISEGLEFAPGALFSASGQGFADSLRLNCGHRITPAMQAAVARLGALCRQHLAQSQSASHSP; encoded by the coding sequence ATGGATGCGGCTTACCAGCGCATAGCCGATGACATCGCCCGCCTCATCAACAGCGGGCACATCGCAGCCGGCAGTCAGCTGCCTTCGGTGCGTGAGCTTGCGGCGCAGCGTGGTGTCAGTGCGACCACCGCGGTGAGCGCGCTGCGCGTGCTGGAACAGCGTCAGCTGGCCGAGGCGCGTCCGCGCCTTGGTTATTTCGCACGGCGAGCGCCCGCGCCCATGGCCGAACCGCAGTTTCGCCCACCTCAGTCGCACAGCCGTGCCGTGCGCATCAGCGATGTCATTACCCAGATGTTTCCTGGTGAAGCGCCGTCGCCGCCACGCGCGGCCCCGCTGGGCGCCGCCCTGCCGGACCCGGAGCTGCTGCCGATCCAGGCTTTGCAGAAAGCCACCGCACGACTGGCGCGCACCAGGCCGCAGCTGCTTAGCGGCTACGGTCCGCTGGATGGCTCGCTGCGCCTGCGCCGCTGGCTGGTGGCGCATTACCTGCGCTGCGAAACGGTGCTCGATCCATCCGAGTTACTGATCACCAACGGGGGTATGGAAGCGCTGGAGTTGGCACTGGGCGCGGTGTGCCAGTCCGGTGACAGCGTGGCCGTCGAATCACCCTGCTATTTCGGCTTTCTGCAGGTTCTGGAAACGCTCAAACTCAAGGCTTGCGAGGTTCGCACACACCCGCGCAGCGGTCTCTCGGTCGAGGCTCTGGCCGAGGTGCTGCAAGCACCGGGCGGCGAGCGCATCAAAGCCTGTCTGCTATGTCCCACAGTGAGCAATCCGTTGGGCGCAACCCTGCCCGATGCCGACAAGCAAGCCCTGGTTGCGCTGTGCCAGCGGTATGGCGTTGCGCTGGTCGAGGACGATCTGTACGGCGATCTGCATTACGCGGCGCAGCGGCCACGACCGTTGCGCCATTTTGACGCCCGCGCCGAAGTTATCGTGTGCGGCTCGTTCTCCAAAACCCTGGCGCCGGGTGCTCGGGTGGGCTACATCGCTGCCGGGCACCATGTCGAGCGCGTCCGTGCGCTGAAATTCGCCACCTCGGTGAGCACCGCACCGCTATTGCAGGCGGCTCTGGCCGAGGTGCTTGAAGGCGCCGTGTACGTGCGTCACATGCGCCGCCTGCGGCAGGCCTGCCAGGATCAGGTCGAGCAGGTGATGGGTTGCATAACCGAGCACTTTCCGCCTGAAACACGGGTGGTTCAGCCCAGCGGCGGTTTTCTGCTCTGGCTACAGCTGCCGGCGGGCAGCAACAGCCTGGAGATCTACCGGGCTGCGATCAGCGAGGGTCTGGAGTTCGCGCCGGGTGCTTTGTTCAGTGCCAGTGGCCAGGGTTTTGCCGATTCATTGCGGCTAAACTGCGGCCATCGCATCACGCCGGCCATGCAGGCGGCAGTGGCCCGTCTGGGTGCGCTGTGCCGCCAGCATCTGGCGCAGTCTCAGTCGGCCAGCCACTCGCCTTGA